In the genome of Polaribacter sp. MED152, one region contains:
- a CDS encoding sterol desaturase family protein: MEKYIDIIKNSYSGYWNYLKNSVLFELNWENYFYALIIISLVVWGLESLFPWRKNQSLFRKDFWLDTFYMFFNFFLLNLIVLIALSNTAAELFNDVLGVVGLTLSNFQLLDLNSLPFALRIFIFFIVVDFTQWWTHRLLHRVEFLWNFHKVHHSVKEMGFAAHLRYHWMEPVVYNSLRYIPLAIIGGFSAQDVAIVHFFNITIGHLNHANINWDYGWLKYIFNNPKMHIWHHSKELPEERKYGVNFGLTLSIWDYLFKTNYIPYSGRDIELGFEGDDRFPKSFVQQELYPLGKKD; encoded by the coding sequence GTGGAGAAATATATAGACATTATAAAAAATTCATATTCCGGCTACTGGAACTACCTGAAAAACTCAGTTTTGTTTGAGTTAAATTGGGAGAATTATTTCTATGCCCTAATTATAATTTCTTTAGTGGTTTGGGGTTTAGAAAGCTTGTTTCCTTGGCGTAAAAATCAATCTTTGTTTCGTAAAGATTTTTGGTTAGATACCTTTTACATGTTCTTCAATTTTTTTCTATTGAACTTAATTGTACTTATTGCCCTTTCAAATACAGCCGCTGAATTATTTAATGATGTATTAGGGGTGGTTGGTTTAACTCTAAGTAATTTTCAGTTGTTAGATTTAAATAGCTTGCCTTTTGCCTTGCGTATTTTCATCTTTTTTATTGTGGTTGACTTCACCCAGTGGTGGACACACAGACTATTGCATAGAGTGGAGTTTCTATGGAACTTTCACAAAGTACATCACTCTGTAAAAGAAATGGGATTTGCTGCCCATTTACGTTATCATTGGATGGAACCTGTAGTGTACAATTCTTTACGATACATACCTTTAGCCATTATAGGCGGATTTTCTGCACAAGATGTGGCTATTGTTCATTTCTTTAATATCACGATTGGTCATTTAAATCATGCCAATATTAATTGGGATTATGGTTGGTTGAAATACATTTTTAACAATCCTAAAATGCACATCTGGCATCACTCTAAAGAATTGCCAGAAGAACGCAAGTATGGTGTAAATTTCGGACTAACCTTAAGCATTTGGGATTACCTTTTTAAAACGAATTACATTCCGTATTCTGGAAGAGATATTGAGTTAGGCTTTGAAGGTGATGACCGTTTTCCTAAAAGTTTTGTGCAACAAGAATTGTATCCTTTAGGCAAAAAAGACTGA
- a CDS encoding metallophosphoesterase family protein has protein sequence MRTFAIGDIHGGFKALIQVLNQLELKEEDHLVFMGDYVDGWSEAAQVIDFLIDFSKKFNCIFIKGNHDVWCENWLKDENDVNPSWFMHGGKETIDSYAAFSKEEKQEHLAFFQALQMYHLDDENRLFLHAGFTSMHGVEKESYPHKFCTDRTLWEMALALDKKIEVTANNYPKRLQHYHEIYIGHTPTTNYNEEFPMNAANIWNVDTGAAFKGKVTALNIETKAFYQSDALPTLYPNEKGRNK, from the coding sequence ATGAGAACGTTTGCTATTGGTGATATACATGGAGGTTTTAAAGCACTAATTCAAGTTTTAAATCAACTTGAACTTAAAGAAGAAGATCACTTAGTTTTTATGGGTGATTATGTTGATGGATGGAGTGAAGCTGCTCAGGTAATCGATTTTCTTATCGATTTTTCAAAAAAGTTTAACTGTATATTCATTAAAGGAAATCATGATGTTTGGTGCGAAAATTGGCTAAAAGATGAAAATGATGTAAATCCTTCTTGGTTTATGCATGGAGGAAAAGAAACCATAGATAGTTATGCAGCCTTTTCTAAGGAAGAGAAACAAGAACATTTGGCGTTTTTCCAAGCGTTACAGATGTATCATTTAGATGATGAAAACCGTTTGTTTTTACATGCAGGTTTTACCTCTATGCATGGTGTTGAAAAAGAGAGTTACCCACATAAATTTTGTACAGATAGAACGTTATGGGAAATGGCGTTAGCCTTAGATAAAAAGATTGAGGTAACTGCGAATAATTACCCAAAAAGATTACAACATTATCACGAAATTTATATTGGGCATACACCAACTACAAACTATAATGAAGAGTTCCCTATGAATGCTGCCAATATTTGGAATGTAGATACAGGTGCTGCTTTTAAAGGGAAAGTAACTGCGCTAAACATTGAAACAAAAGCATTTTATCAAAGTGATGCTTTACCTACTTTGTATCCTAACGAAAAAGGGAGGAATAAATAG